In Gordonia phthalatica, one genomic interval encodes:
- a CDS encoding quinone oxidoreductase family protein, protein MRAIEVSAHGGPEVLELVDLPVPEPRSDEVLIAVHTAGVNFIDTYLREGRYPSTPRYIPGGEGAGVVVAVGDDVVARSVGDRVAWCDGGQSYAEFTTHRAERTLPIPEGVDDAVAGSSLLRGLTAHYLLDGSAHPTAGDTILVHAGAGGVGLILTEWATARGIRVITTVSSDEKESLSRAAGAAEVLRYGDDVAERVRTLTEGRGVPVVYDGVGATTFEQSVAATAIRGTIVLFGGASGAVPPFDLQRLNPAGSLSVTRPTLAHFISDPAEFQWRADEFFTAVADGTLTVNVGQLFALEAAADAHRALESRRTVGSTALNVTAGAGSGD, encoded by the coding sequence ATGCGCGCAATCGAAGTGTCGGCCCACGGTGGCCCCGAAGTCCTGGAACTCGTCGACCTTCCGGTTCCCGAGCCGCGGTCGGATGAGGTCCTCATCGCCGTCCACACGGCGGGCGTCAACTTCATCGACACCTACCTGCGCGAAGGCCGCTACCCCTCCACGCCCCGCTACATCCCCGGCGGCGAGGGCGCGGGCGTCGTGGTCGCCGTGGGTGACGACGTCGTGGCCCGGTCCGTCGGCGATCGGGTGGCTTGGTGCGACGGCGGCCAGAGCTACGCCGAGTTCACCACGCACCGTGCGGAACGCACCCTGCCGATCCCCGAGGGCGTCGACGACGCGGTGGCCGGGTCGTCGCTGCTGCGCGGCCTCACCGCCCACTACCTCCTCGACGGCAGTGCGCATCCCACAGCCGGGGACACGATCCTCGTCCATGCCGGTGCCGGCGGCGTGGGTCTGATCCTGACCGAGTGGGCGACGGCCCGCGGCATCCGCGTCATCACCACCGTCTCATCGGACGAGAAGGAGTCGCTCTCGCGCGCCGCCGGAGCCGCCGAAGTCCTCCGGTACGGCGACGATGTCGCCGAGCGCGTGCGTACCCTCACCGAGGGCCGGGGTGTTCCAGTCGTGTACGACGGCGTCGGTGCCACCACGTTCGAGCAGTCGGTGGCCGCCACGGCCATCCGGGGCACCATCGTCCTGTTCGGCGGCGCCAGCGGTGCCGTGCCGCCGTTCGACCTGCAGCGTCTCAACCCCGCCGGGTCCCTGTCGGTCACCCGGCCCACGCTCGCACACTTCATCAGCGATCCGGCCGAATTCCAGTGGCGCGCCGACGAGTTCTTCACCGCGGTCGCCGACGGCACCCTCACGGTGAACGTCGGTCAGCTCTTTGCGCTCGAGGCCGCGGCGGACGCCCACCGTGCGCTCGAGTCGCGGCGAACCGTCGGATCGACGGCCTTGAACGTCACTGCAGGAGCGGGTTCCGGTGACTAG
- a CDS encoding COX15/CtaA family protein: protein MIATWFGFKNPTAKFLYGWAIANVAANVLLVVTGGGVRVTGSGLGCPTWPQCTSGNIAPVPGNAMGIHSVIEFGNRLLTWVLVAVAVATFVAVIRRRPVDRLARKLALIVALGVPLQGVIGGITVLTHLNPWAVSLHFVATMVIISIATWLAIHVRPRDNAASTGAAAPQPPVLRRVAVILAWAIYVTTWVAVYFGTIVTGSGPHSGDDIAMRNGLRFDQMAILHADAVWVMVGLTAAIIVLAIAGVSSLRRSTVIFGAVVLLQGLIGYVQYVLHVPAGLVILHMFGASILMIGATQLVLAAKRVA from the coding sequence ATGATCGCAACGTGGTTCGGGTTCAAGAACCCCACGGCGAAGTTCCTCTACGGGTGGGCGATCGCCAACGTCGCGGCCAACGTCCTGCTGGTCGTGACTGGCGGCGGTGTCCGCGTCACCGGCTCCGGCCTCGGCTGCCCCACGTGGCCGCAGTGCACGTCCGGCAATATCGCCCCCGTCCCCGGCAACGCGATGGGCATCCACAGTGTCATCGAGTTCGGCAACCGGCTCCTGACCTGGGTCCTCGTCGCCGTCGCGGTCGCCACCTTCGTCGCGGTGATCCGCAGGCGTCCCGTCGACCGCCTCGCGCGCAAGCTCGCCCTCATCGTCGCACTCGGTGTACCCCTGCAGGGCGTCATCGGCGGCATCACCGTGCTCACCCACCTGAACCCGTGGGCGGTGTCCCTGCACTTCGTGGCGACGATGGTGATCATCTCGATCGCCACGTGGCTCGCCATCCACGTCCGTCCGCGCGATAATGCCGCATCGACGGGTGCGGCGGCCCCTCAGCCGCCCGTGCTGCGCCGCGTGGCCGTGATTCTGGCGTGGGCCATCTACGTGACCACCTGGGTCGCGGTGTACTTCGGCACCATCGTCACCGGGTCGGGCCCCCACTCGGGTGACGACATCGCGATGCGCAACGGCCTCCGCTTCGATCAGATGGCGATCCTCCACGCCGACGCGGTGTGGGTGATGGTGGGCCTGACCGCTGCGATCATCGTCCTCGCGATCGCCGGCGTGTCGTCGCTGCGCAGGTCGACGGTGATCTTCGGCGCCGTCGTACTGCTTCAGGGGTTGATCGGGTACGTCCAGTACGTGCTGCACGTGCCGGCCGGTCTGGTGATCCTGCACATGTTCGGCGCGTCGATCCTGATGATCGGCGCCACGCAGCTGGTCCTGGCCGCCAAGCGCGTCGCCTGA
- a CDS encoding ABC transporter permease produces MTSEVPASNRFPVGTFTPNPRPAPLARMLAAQTRLELVLLLRNGEQLLLTMFIPITMLIGMSLLPLTSEAGDTPAARATTFVPAVLAVAIMSTAFTGQAIAVGFDRRYGALKRLGATPIPRWGIIAGKSLAVLLVVILQALVIGGIGLAFGWRPDIEGLALGAVAIVLGTAAFACLGLLLGGTLKAEVVLALGNLIWFVLLGLAGLVVFDEHVPGVVHTIARLSPSGALTESLTRALDSSVDVFGFCVLIVWAVVGGALAVRWFRFQ; encoded by the coding sequence ATGACCTCCGAGGTCCCGGCATCGAACAGATTCCCTGTCGGCACGTTCACGCCCAACCCGCGGCCGGCCCCGCTCGCGCGGATGCTGGCGGCGCAGACGCGGCTCGAGCTGGTCCTGCTGCTGCGGAACGGCGAACAACTGCTGCTGACGATGTTCATTCCGATCACCATGCTGATCGGAATGAGTCTCCTGCCCCTGACGAGCGAGGCGGGCGACACCCCTGCGGCCCGTGCCACGACCTTCGTCCCCGCGGTCCTGGCGGTCGCGATCATGTCGACCGCCTTCACCGGGCAGGCGATCGCCGTCGGCTTCGACCGCCGTTACGGCGCCCTCAAACGTCTCGGTGCCACTCCGATCCCCCGATGGGGCATCATCGCGGGCAAGTCCCTCGCGGTGCTGCTGGTGGTGATCCTGCAGGCCCTCGTCATCGGCGGAATCGGCCTGGCCTTCGGCTGGCGACCGGACATCGAGGGTCTGGCGCTCGGCGCGGTGGCCATCGTCCTCGGCACCGCCGCCTTCGCGTGCCTCGGACTGCTGCTCGGCGGCACTCTGAAAGCCGAAGTGGTCCTGGCCCTCGGCAACCTGATCTGGTTCGTCCTCCTCGGCCTCGCCGGCCTCGTCGTGTTCGACGAGCACGTGCCCGGCGTCGTGCACACGATCGCACGACTGTCCCCGTCCGGCGCCCTGACCGAGTCGCTCACGCGAGCGTTGGACTCGTCGGTCGACGTCTTCGGCTTCTGCGTTCTCATCGTCTGGGCCGTCGTCGGCGGCGCCCTGGCAGTTAGGTGGTTCCGGTTCCAATGA
- a CDS encoding ABC transporter ATP-binding protein, whose amino-acid sequence MPDALSPRPVPAVTPAAGDAALRVRGLVKRFGEKTAVDGLDLTLPRGELLALLGPNGAGKTTTVEICEGFTRPDAGEVRVLGMDPVGENDALRSRIGVMLQGGGAYPGAKAKEMLRLCAAYSADPLDPDWLMEALGLTEVANTGFRRLSGGQQQRLSLACALVGRPELVFLDEPTAGLDAHARIMVWELISRLRADGVSILLTTHLLDEAEELADQIVIIDRGRAVAAGAPADLVRRDAEGQLRISAHGLTPAALETALPDGYRCHVSPAGELLVTGDVNPELIATISRHCADNDILIESMNVATNTLQDVFLTLTGREVRA is encoded by the coding sequence GTGCCTGATGCTCTCTCCCCCCGCCCGGTACCGGCCGTGACACCGGCCGCGGGCGACGCCGCACTGCGTGTGCGCGGGCTCGTCAAACGATTCGGTGAGAAGACCGCGGTCGACGGCCTGGATCTGACCCTGCCGCGAGGCGAACTGCTGGCTCTCCTCGGTCCCAACGGGGCGGGCAAGACCACCACCGTCGAGATCTGCGAGGGCTTCACCCGCCCCGACGCCGGCGAGGTCCGCGTCCTCGGCATGGATCCCGTCGGCGAGAACGACGCCCTCCGCAGTCGTATCGGCGTGATGCTGCAGGGCGGCGGCGCCTACCCCGGCGCCAAGGCCAAGGAGATGCTGCGTCTGTGCGCCGCCTACAGCGCCGATCCGCTGGATCCGGACTGGTTGATGGAGGCTCTCGGGCTCACAGAGGTCGCGAACACCGGCTTCCGCCGCCTGTCGGGCGGCCAGCAGCAGCGACTGTCCCTCGCGTGCGCGCTGGTCGGGCGACCGGAACTGGTCTTCCTCGATGAGCCGACGGCGGGGCTCGACGCACACGCCCGGATCATGGTCTGGGAACTGATCTCGAGGCTGCGCGCCGACGGCGTGTCGATCCTGCTCACCACCCATCTGCTCGACGAGGCCGAAGAGCTGGCCGATCAGATCGTCATCATCGACCGCGGACGCGCGGTCGCCGCCGGGGCGCCCGCCGACCTGGTCCGTCGCGACGCCGAGGGCCAACTCCGGATCAGCGCCCACGGATTGACACCGGCCGCCCTCGAGACCGCACTGCCCGACGGCTACCGCTGCCACGTCTCCCCCGCGGGTGAACTCCTGGTCACCGGCGACGTGAACCCCGAACTGATCGCGACCATCTCGCGCCACTGCGCCGACAACGACATCCTCATCGAGTCGATGAACGTCGCGACCAACACGCTGCAGGACGTGTTCCTGACTCTGACCGGACGGGAGGTGCGGGCATGA
- the mptB gene encoding polyprenol phosphomannose-dependent alpha 1,6 mannosyltransferase MptB yields the protein MPELPLVRRTIDYIGLAKPAVERDVDRTGEYGMSVARMHDDDEHEVGPLNRLETMRMRRVRLFGTTGSMLILIGSLGTGMIPVLQNPIVGTRLLSLPSRMYSTALTISIGGAIMLVVAWVMLGRFAVGRFRVEVAEGRSPDRRMTRGQTDRTLLMWVAPLVVAPPLLSKDVYSYLAQSAIGYKGLDPYTYSPMRGLGVDHPLTLSVPNLWKDTPAPYGPLFLWIGERITAITGENITAAVLLHRLVAIAGVLMIVWALPRLARRCGVSAVAALWLGALNPLLILHLVGGIHNESLMLGMMLVGIEWCFRAIYGDGRLSRPDRRFVPSRDGWILVAGVVMIAGSSMIKVTSMLALGFVGVALARRWGATLPALRHAPVRQWWARSRHSLAALTAAAGLMGVITGAVVGAIGLLTGLGFGWVHTLSTGGIVRSWMSMPTLLSVVSGRIGLWLGMGEQTQAILDIARPIGQLLAAVLVVRWLLACLAGRVHPIGALGIAMATVVVFFPFVQAWYLLWAVIPLAAWATTRWFRVGTVAISGIIAIVVMPTSSDTSPLVVAQGLATGVIMVAIAGAFFFIDSPLRRWIRRRRGQKAQ from the coding sequence GTGCCTGAACTCCCCCTCGTGCGACGGACCATCGACTACATAGGCCTCGCCAAGCCTGCGGTCGAGCGCGACGTCGACCGCACCGGCGAGTACGGCATGAGCGTGGCCCGCATGCACGACGACGACGAGCACGAGGTCGGACCGCTCAACCGTCTCGAGACGATGCGGATGCGTCGCGTCCGCCTATTCGGCACCACCGGTTCGATGCTGATCCTGATCGGATCGCTCGGCACCGGCATGATCCCGGTCCTGCAGAACCCGATCGTCGGCACCCGTCTGTTGTCCCTGCCTTCGCGCATGTACTCCACCGCGCTGACCATCTCGATCGGCGGCGCGATCATGCTGGTCGTCGCCTGGGTGATGCTCGGCCGGTTCGCGGTCGGTCGATTCCGCGTCGAGGTGGCGGAGGGACGCAGCCCCGACCGACGGATGACGCGCGGGCAGACCGACCGCACCCTCCTGATGTGGGTGGCGCCGCTGGTGGTCGCGCCGCCACTGCTCAGCAAGGACGTCTACTCGTATCTGGCGCAGAGCGCGATCGGCTATAAGGGCCTCGACCCCTATACCTACAGTCCGATGCGCGGTCTCGGTGTCGATCATCCGCTGACGCTGTCGGTGCCGAATCTCTGGAAGGACACGCCGGCGCCGTACGGCCCCCTGTTCCTGTGGATCGGCGAGCGCATCACCGCGATCACCGGTGAGAACATCACCGCCGCGGTGCTGCTGCACCGACTCGTCGCGATCGCCGGCGTGCTGATGATCGTGTGGGCGCTCCCCCGACTGGCGCGTCGCTGCGGCGTGTCGGCGGTCGCGGCGCTCTGGCTCGGAGCCCTCAACCCGCTGCTGATCCTGCACCTGGTGGGCGGCATCCACAACGAATCCCTGATGCTCGGCATGATGCTCGTCGGCATCGAATGGTGCTTCCGAGCGATCTACGGCGACGGGAGACTCAGTCGACCGGACCGACGATTCGTTCCGTCTCGCGACGGGTGGATCCTGGTCGCGGGCGTCGTCATGATCGCCGGATCGTCGATGATCAAGGTGACGTCGATGCTCGCGCTCGGCTTCGTCGGCGTGGCGCTGGCCCGACGCTGGGGTGCCACACTCCCGGCTCTTCGGCATGCTCCGGTCCGGCAATGGTGGGCGCGGTCCCGCCACTCGCTGGCGGCCCTGACCGCGGCCGCAGGCCTGATGGGCGTGATCACCGGAGCCGTCGTCGGAGCCATCGGACTCCTGACCGGCCTCGGCTTCGGATGGGTCCACACCCTCAGCACCGGGGGCATCGTCCGGTCGTGGATGTCGATGCCGACCCTGCTGTCGGTGGTCTCCGGACGCATCGGTCTGTGGTTGGGGATGGGTGAGCAGACCCAGGCCATCCTCGACATCGCCCGGCCGATCGGCCAGCTCCTCGCAGCCGTCCTCGTCGTCCGCTGGCTGCTCGCCTGCCTCGCCGGCCGCGTGCACCCCATCGGCGCCCTCGGCATCGCGATGGCGACCGTCGTCGTGTTCTTCCCGTTCGTCCAGGCGTGGTACCTCCTGTGGGCGGTGATCCCGCTCGCCGCCTGGGCCACCACCCGCTGGTTCCGTGTCGGAACGGTCGCCATCTCCGGCATCATCGCGATCGTCGTGATGCCCACGAGTTCGGACACCAGTCCCCTCGTCGTCGCCCAGGGGCTCGCCACCGGTGTGATCATGGTCGCAATCGCCGGGGCCTTCTTCTTCATCGACAGTCCGCTCCGGCGGTGGATCCGTCGGCGCCGCGGCCAGAAGGCGCAGTAA
- a CDS encoding helix-turn-helix transcriptional regulator — protein sequence MSGDERLLSQRPADGTGPDGQTRAAVVSLLVDEGPMTANDIADHLGISTAGVRRHLDNLQSDGDIEVAPAGFSKSGKATRGRPAKWFQLTPKGRGKLRHAYDDLAGAVIRKLRDVAGQQAVEEFAQERIDGITEDVVPVAESGSVIATVNQITDALTAGGYAANIREVGAGLQICQHHCPVAHVAAEFPELCEAETARFTELLGTHVQRLATIANGDCVCTTHVPVHVMTDGGRQPATSDTPDGKVPR from the coding sequence ATGAGCGGTGACGAGAGGCTGCTGTCACAGCGGCCCGCAGACGGGACTGGCCCCGACGGCCAGACCCGCGCTGCAGTCGTGTCATTGCTGGTCGACGAGGGGCCGATGACGGCCAACGACATCGCCGATCACCTCGGGATCTCCACCGCAGGCGTCCGCCGACACCTCGACAACCTGCAGAGCGACGGAGACATCGAAGTCGCTCCCGCCGGGTTCTCCAAGAGTGGGAAGGCCACGCGTGGCCGACCCGCCAAGTGGTTCCAGTTGACGCCCAAGGGGCGTGGCAAGCTGCGTCACGCCTACGACGATCTCGCCGGTGCGGTCATCCGCAAGCTGCGCGACGTCGCCGGCCAGCAGGCCGTCGAAGAGTTCGCCCAGGAGCGGATCGACGGCATCACCGAAGACGTGGTGCCGGTCGCCGAGTCCGGTTCGGTCATCGCTACCGTCAATCAGATCACCGATGCTCTCACCGCCGGTGGATATGCAGCCAACATTCGCGAAGTCGGTGCCGGCCTGCAGATCTGCCAACATCACTGCCCGGTCGCCCACGTGGCGGCTGAATTCCCGGAGCTCTGCGAGGCCGAGACGGCCAGATTCACAGAGCTCCTCGGTACGCACGTTCAGCGGTTGGCGACCATCGCCAACGGTGACTGCGTGTGTACGACGCACGTGCCCGTGCACGTCATGACTGACGGAGGCCGCCAGCCCGCGACCTCTGACACCCCCGATGGAAAGGTTCCCCGATGA
- the sufB gene encoding Fe-S cluster assembly protein SufB: MTVTDPAATALTQEETIASFDRYGYGWSDSDAAGAAATRGLSEAVVRDISAKKSEPEWMLESRLKALRIFDRQPMPGWGADLSGIDFDNIKYFVRSTEKQATSWEELPEDIRNTYDRLGIPEAEKQSLVAGVAAQYESEVVYHQIREDLEEKGVIFVDTDTGLRDYPELFEEYFGSVIPAGDNKFAALNTSVWSGGSFVYVPPGVHVEIPLQAYFRINTENMGQFERTLIIVDEDAYVHYVEGCTAPVYKSDSLHSAVVEIIVKKGGRCRYTTIQNWSNNVYNLVTKRAKAEAGATMEWVDGNIGSKVTMKYPAVWLTGEHAKGEVLSVAFAGEGQHQDTGSKMVHLAPNTSSNIISKSVARSGGRSSYRGLVKVNPGAHGSRSTVQCDALLVDKISRSDTYPYVDIREDDVTMGHEATVSKVNDDQLFYLMSRGMTEEEAMAMVVRGFVEPIARELPMEYALELNRLIELQMEGSVG; encoded by the coding sequence ATGACGGTCACCGATCCCGCCGCCACTGCGCTGACGCAGGAAGAGACGATTGCTTCCTTCGACCGCTACGGCTACGGCTGGTCCGACAGCGATGCGGCAGGAGCGGCCGCGACACGCGGTCTCTCCGAGGCCGTCGTGCGCGACATCTCTGCGAAGAAGAGCGAGCCCGAATGGATGCTCGAGTCGCGGCTGAAGGCGCTGCGCATCTTCGATCGCCAGCCGATGCCTGGCTGGGGTGCTGATCTGTCGGGCATCGACTTCGACAACATCAAGTACTTCGTGCGCTCCACCGAGAAGCAGGCCACCTCGTGGGAGGAGCTGCCGGAGGACATCCGCAACACCTACGACCGCCTCGGCATCCCGGAGGCCGAGAAGCAGAGCCTGGTGGCCGGCGTCGCCGCGCAGTACGAGTCGGAGGTCGTGTACCACCAGATCCGCGAGGACCTGGAGGAGAAGGGTGTCATCTTCGTCGACACCGACACCGGCCTGCGTGACTACCCGGAGCTCTTCGAGGAGTACTTCGGCAGCGTGATCCCGGCGGGCGACAACAAGTTCGCCGCGCTGAACACCTCGGTCTGGTCGGGCGGCTCGTTCGTCTACGTCCCGCCGGGCGTCCACGTGGAGATCCCGCTGCAGGCCTACTTCCGCATCAACACCGAGAACATGGGCCAGTTCGAGCGGACGCTGATCATCGTCGACGAGGACGCCTACGTCCACTACGTCGAGGGCTGCACGGCCCCGGTCTACAAGTCCGACTCGCTGCACTCCGCGGTCGTCGAGATCATCGTGAAGAAGGGCGGCCGCTGCCGATACACGACCATCCAGAACTGGTCGAACAACGTCTACAACCTGGTGACCAAGCGCGCCAAGGCCGAAGCGGGCGCCACCATGGAGTGGGTCGACGGCAACATCGGCTCCAAGGTCACCATGAAGTACCCGGCCGTCTGGCTCACCGGCGAGCACGCCAAGGGCGAGGTCCTGTCGGTCGCCTTCGCCGGCGAGGGCCAGCACCAGGACACCGGCTCCAAGATGGTCCACCTGGCGCCGAACACCTCGAGCAACATCATCAGCAAGTCGGTCGCTCGCAGCGGCGGACGGTCGTCGTACCGCGGCCTGGTGAAGGTGAACCCGGGTGCGCACGGCAGCCGGTCCACCGTTCAGTGCGACGCGCTGCTGGTCGACAAGATCAGCCGCAGCGATACCTACCCGTACGTCGACATCCGCGAGGACGACGTGACGATGGGACACGAGGCCACGGTCTCCAAGGTCAACGACGATCAGCTCTTCTACCTGATGAGCCGCGGAATGACCGAGGAAGAGGCCATGGCCATGGTGGTCCGCGGCTTCGTCGAGCCGATCGCCAGGGAACTGCCGATGGAATACGCCCTCGAGCTCAACCGGCTCATTGAACTGCAGATGGAAGGATCGGTCGGCTGA
- the sufD gene encoding Fe-S cluster assembly protein SufD — protein sequence MADSASTAAPAVVVNKGELFTSYDVEAFEVPSQREEAWRFTPFRRLHGLHNGTATPTGATVVETTGVTDGVTVETVGRDDERLGQGGIPFDRVSAQAWSSFESATVVTIGKEAQVAEPVFLTIDGPGVDQVAYSHLQIRAEAFSKAVVVVDQRGSGVIGENVEIVVGDGAHLTVMNAHEWEDDVTHVTTHHISLGRDSVLKHFAVSLGGHTVRLSPHVQYTAPGGDAELWGLYFADGGQHLEQRLLIDHSQPYCRSHVVYKGALQGDESGDKRKEAHTVWIGDVLIRPEADDTDTYELNRNLVLTDNARADSVPNLEIETGEIVRAGHASATGRFDDEHLFYLQSRGIPEDQARRLVVRGFFGEVLAKVPVQDLRDRLEAAIEAELAIAGA from the coding sequence ATGGCGGACTCCGCATCCACTGCCGCGCCCGCGGTCGTGGTCAACAAGGGTGAGCTCTTCACCTCCTACGACGTCGAGGCCTTCGAGGTCCCGTCGCAGCGGGAAGAGGCGTGGCGCTTCACCCCGTTCCGCCGTCTGCACGGTCTCCACAACGGCACCGCAACGCCCACGGGGGCCACGGTGGTCGAGACCACCGGTGTCACCGACGGCGTCACCGTCGAGACCGTCGGTCGCGACGACGAACGTCTCGGTCAGGGCGGCATCCCGTTCGACCGGGTCTCCGCGCAGGCGTGGTCCTCGTTCGAGTCGGCCACGGTCGTGACGATCGGCAAGGAGGCGCAGGTCGCCGAGCCGGTCTTCCTGACGATCGACGGACCCGGCGTCGACCAGGTCGCCTACTCGCACCTGCAGATCCGCGCCGAGGCCTTCTCGAAGGCCGTCGTCGTGGTGGATCAGCGCGGCAGCGGCGTGATCGGCGAGAACGTCGAGATCGTCGTCGGCGACGGCGCCCACCTCACGGTGATGAACGCTCACGAGTGGGAGGACGACGTCACCCACGTCACCACCCATCACATCTCGCTCGGTCGCGACAGCGTGCTGAAGCACTTCGCGGTCAGCCTCGGCGGTCACACCGTCCGCCTGTCGCCGCACGTGCAGTACACCGCGCCCGGCGGCGACGCCGAACTGTGGGGACTGTACTTCGCCGACGGCGGGCAGCACCTCGAGCAGCGCCTCCTCATCGATCACTCGCAGCCGTATTGCCGCTCGCACGTGGTCTACAAGGGCGCGCTGCAGGGCGACGAGTCCGGCGACAAGCGCAAGGAAGCCCACACCGTGTGGATCGGCGACGTGCTGATCCGCCCGGAGGCCGACGACACCGACACCTACGAGCTGAACCGCAACCTGGTGCTCACCGACAACGCCCGCGCCGACTCGGTGCCGAACCTCGAGATCGAGACCGGTGAGATCGTGCGCGCAGGCCACGCCAGCGCCACGGGCCGCTTCGACGACGAGCACCTGTTCTACCTGCAGTCCCGCGGCATCCCCGAAGACCAGGCCCGCCGCCTCGTGGTGCGCGGCTTCTTCGGTGAAGTCCTCGCCAAGGTCCCGGTCCAGGACCTTCGCGACCGACTCGAGGCGGCCATCGAGGCCGAACTCGCCATCGCTGGCGCCTGA
- the sufC gene encoding Fe-S cluster assembly ATPase SufC, whose protein sequence is MTTLEIRDLHVDVTQTDPDAEPIHILKGVDLTINSNETHAIMGPNGSGKSTLSYAIAGHPKYTVTSGTITLDGEDVLAMSVDERARAGLFLAMQYPVEVPGVSMSNFLRSAVTAVRGEAPKLRHWVKETRTAMAELEIDPAFGERSVNEGFSGGEKKRHEILQLSLLKPKVAILDETDSGLDVDALRIVSEGVNRYKEAENGGILLITHYTRILRYIKPDFVHVFVNGRVVESAGPELADELEENGYERFTSAVAN, encoded by the coding sequence ATGACCACCCTGGAAATCCGCGACCTGCACGTCGACGTCACCCAGACCGACCCCGACGCGGAGCCGATCCACATCCTCAAGGGCGTGGACCTGACCATCAACTCCAACGAGACCCACGCCATCATGGGCCCCAACGGCTCGGGTAAGTCGACGCTCTCGTACGCGATCGCCGGTCACCCGAAGTACACCGTCACCTCGGGCACCATCACCCTCGACGGGGAGGACGTCCTCGCCATGAGCGTCGACGAGCGTGCCCGCGCCGGACTGTTCCTGGCGATGCAGTACCCGGTCGAGGTCCCCGGCGTCTCGATGTCGAACTTCCTCCGCAGCGCCGTCACCGCCGTCCGCGGCGAGGCGCCGAAGCTGCGCCACTGGGTCAAGGAGACCCGGACCGCGATGGCCGAGCTGGAGATCGATCCGGCGTTCGGCGAGCGCAGCGTCAATGAGGGATTCTCGGGCGGCGAGAAGAAGCGCCACGAGATCCTGCAGCTGAGCCTGCTGAAGCCGAAGGTCGCGATCCTCGACGAGACCGACTCGGGCCTCGACGTCGACGCGCTGCGCATCGTCTCCGAGGGCGTCAACCGCTACAAGGAGGCCGAGAACGGCGGCATCCTGCTGATCACGCACTACACGCGGATCCTGCGTTACATCAAGCCCGATTTCGTCCACGTCTTCGTGAACGGCCGCGTCGTCGAGTCGGCGGGCCCCGAGCTGGCGGACGAACTGGAAGAGAACGGCTACGAGCGCTTCACCTCGGCAGTCGCCAACTGA